From Cyprinus carpio isolate SPL01 chromosome A7, ASM1834038v1, whole genome shotgun sequence, a single genomic window includes:
- the LOC122134472 gene encoding dentin sialophosphoprotein-like, whose amino-acid sequence MTDVTAATDSTNDIATDSVIRVTNDSTADTTDGLATEISMETITSSTVESRTGLSDESTNGDLTEMTTIEEFSTSLPDDPTTDTTDPSINTPKFTAGTIAFTDELPIGFTDDSATNVTDESTTAFATDSSEEDSTEETELSTVGFTDQSTTTQPNTRAIAESTLEEITVDYTDNTTDEARELTTAFTSDISTNDSSEEDSTEETELSTVGFTDQSTTTQPNTRTIAESTLEEITLNVTDDTTDEELTTAFTSDISTNDSSEEDSTEETELSTVGFTDQSTTTQPNTRAIAESTLEEITVNVTDDTTDEELTTAFTSDISTNDSSEEDSTEETEPSTTGVTDQPTTTQPNTRTIAESTLEEITVNVTDDTTDEELTTAFTSDISTNDSSEEDSTEETELSTVGFTDQSTTTQPNTRAIAESTLEEITVNVTDDTTDEELTTAFTSDISTNDSSEEDSTEETELSTVGFTDQSTTTQPNTRTIAESTLEEITVAYTNNTTDEELTTASFTSDISTNDSSEEDSTEETELSTVGFTDQSTTTQPTTRTIAESTLEEITVAYH is encoded by the exons ATGACTGATGTTACAGCAGCTACAGACTCAACAAATGACATCGCAACAGATTCAGTTATTCGTGTTACAAATGATTCTACAGCAGATACAACTGATGGACTTGCCACAGAAATATCCATGGAAACAATTACAAGCAGCACTGTGGAATCTAGAACCGGATTATCAG ATGAATCAACCAACGGTGACCTGACAGAAATGACAACAATAGAAGAATTTTCAACATCTTTGCCGGATGACCCTACCACTGATACTACAGATCCGTCAATCAACACACCAAAATTTACGGCAGGAACTATAGCATTTACTGATGAATTACCAATTGGTTTCACTGATGACTCAGCCACAAATGTTACAGATGAATCAACAACAGCCTTTGCAActgattcatcagaggaagatTCAACAGAGGAAACGGAACTATCAACTGTAGGATTTACTGATCAATCAactacaacacaaccaaacacaagagCTATAGCTGAATCCACCTTAGAAGAAATAACTGTAGACTACACTGACAATACTACAGATGAAGCACGGGAATTGACAACAGCCTTCACATCAGACATATCTACaaatgattcatcagaggaagatTCAACAGAGGAAACAGAACTATCAACTGTAGGATTCACTGATCAATCAactacaacacaaccaaacacaagaaCTATAGCTGAATCCACCTTAGAAGAAATAACTTTAAATGTCACTGATGATACtactgatgaagaattgacaaCAGCTTTCACGTCAGACATTTCTACaaatgattcatcagaggaagatTCAACAGAGGAAACGGAACTTTCAACTGTAGGATTTACTGATCAATCAactacaacacaaccaaacacaagagCTATAGCTGAATCCACCTTAGAAGAAATAACTGTAAATGTCACTGATGATACtactgatgaagaattgacaaCAGCTTTCACATCAGACATTTCTACaaatgattcatcagaggaagatTCAACAGAGGAAACTGAACCGTCAACTACAGGAGTTACTGATCAACCAactacaacacaaccaaacacaagaaCTATAGCTGAATCCACCTTAGAAGAAATAACTGTAAATGTCACTGATGATACTACTGATGAAGAACTGACAACGGCTTTCACGTCAGACATTTCTACaaatgattcatcagaggaagatTCGACAGAGGAAACGGAACTATCAACAGTAGGATTTACTGATCAATCAactacaacacaaccaaacacaagagCTATAGCTGAATCCACCTTAGAAGAAATAACTGTAAATGTCACTGATGATACtactgatgaagaattgacaaCAGCTTTCACGTCAGACATTTCTACaaatgattcatcagaggaagatTCGACAGAGGAAACGGAACTATCAACAGTAGGATTTACTGATCAATCAactacaacacaaccaaacacaagaaCTATTGCTGAATCCACCTTAGAAGAAATAACTGTAGCCTACACTAACAATACTACAGATGAAGAACTGACAACAGCTTCTTTCACATCAGACATATCTACaaatgattcatcagaggaagatTCAACAGAGGAAACGGAACTATCAACAGTAGGATTTACTGATCAATCAACTACAACACAACCAACCACAAGAACTATTGCTGAATCCACCTTAGAAGAAATAACTGTAGCCTATCACTAA